A genomic stretch from Pseudomonas alkylphenolica includes:
- a CDS encoding DUF4123 domain-containing protein, whose translation MSSVFQANYLLVDGVLRPNALASLYALAERVEIEPLYLGTRWTELKHLGPLLVAIDGSSSLIDETCQRATGQADASLLYSPAPIIAVADHLRRFIAPSNVLGSKGLLRFADPLVARYWLGSYQGAQRDAVLGPIQAWHLPHNPHSWELAEPVEWHTIARTAPPPEWVDEYARLGEAQMHALDQAARWRFMERLHHRFEQSHPQHQSRIDKSQLSRWFDERLDEAQAWGLVSERSLAIWVEYSLRWGEGFTQRPQTPYQHWLARTPEARKLAPELRIQHMDKQCLHLDLNKDA comes from the coding sequence GTGAGTAGCGTCTTCCAAGCCAATTACCTATTGGTCGATGGTGTCTTGCGTCCCAATGCGCTGGCGAGTCTTTACGCCCTCGCAGAGCGGGTTGAAATCGAACCGCTGTACCTGGGAACCCGCTGGACGGAACTGAAACACCTTGGCCCGCTATTGGTGGCGATTGACGGTTCATCCAGTCTGATCGACGAAACCTGCCAACGTGCTACCGGGCAGGCCGACGCCAGCCTTTTGTACAGCCCTGCACCGATAATCGCCGTAGCCGATCATCTGCGTCGCTTCATCGCGCCATCAAATGTCCTTGGCAGCAAGGGGTTGCTGCGTTTTGCCGACCCCTTGGTGGCGCGTTACTGGCTAGGTAGTTATCAAGGTGCGCAGCGGGACGCAGTGCTGGGTCCGATCCAGGCCTGGCACCTGCCGCACAACCCTCATTCCTGGGAGCTTGCTGAGCCCGTCGAGTGGCACACAATCGCGCGCACAGCGCCGCCGCCCGAATGGGTGGATGAGTACGCTCGGTTGGGCGAAGCACAGATGCATGCGCTCGATCAGGCCGCACGCTGGCGCTTCATGGAGCGGCTGCACCATCGCTTTGAGCAAAGTCATCCTCAGCACCAGTCGCGCATCGACAAAAGCCAGTTATCCCGTTGGTTCGATGAGCGTCTGGACGAGGCCCAGGCCTGGGGCCTTGTCAGCGAGCGCAGCCTGGCGATCTGGGTTGAATACAGCCTGCGCTGGGGAGAGGGGTTTACCCAGCGCCCTCAAACGCCTTATCAGCACTGGCTGGCGCGCACCCCCGAGGCGCGCAAACTCGCCCCGGAGCTGCGTATCCAGCACATGGATAAGCAGTGCCTGCACCTCGACTTGAACAAGGACGCGTGA
- a CDS encoding type VI secretion system Vgr family protein yields the protein MFAPTNSVQFELLIPMVRNDFKVLAFDGTEAISALYAIHIELVSEYPDLDLESLLSQPAFLRFGLNGEGLHGRIEDVRVEEPGTRLTRYRLTLVPALYYLQFSHNQRIFQHLTVPQIIAQVLQGHGIQADAYSFHVSPRPVREYCTQYGEDDLSFIMRLCSEEGIAWHHQHSPDGHRLVFTDDQVFFPKLGATPYQQGAGLVADHPVISQFSQRFSTRTTTVTRRDYDLKRPSRLVESHSTAEFKPALEDYHYPALIETEERGKQLARRALERHRSDYQLAEGKSDQPSLRSGHFFDLCEHPRKASNDLWLLLSVSHKGKQPQVLEESVANDDQPEDGFSQGYRNSFSAIPWDVFYRPPLVTRKSVLVSQTARVTGPEGEEIFCDEHGRVKVEFHWDRAELNSDKSSCWLRVSSSWAGEGFGAVTIPRIGMEVVVTYLEGNPDRPLITGCVPNTRTAVPYPLPANKTKTVLRSHSSPASGGYNELSVEDRAGQEKIYLRAQRDLEQKIENDSRLEVGNERRETIKGNSIAVLEAEDQRTVTADRKVELKANDYLQIASSSHTRVGQTLVIEAGQQVHLKAGREVVLDAGGSISLKGGGQHIVVGPGGIFSSSEIQIGGAPIAGTAAAPELPGMLEGLSTPPPLALVSQSKALMRPEPWCEVCEQAAEETNQ from the coding sequence ATGTTCGCACCGACCAATAGCGTGCAGTTCGAATTACTTATCCCCATGGTTCGCAATGATTTCAAGGTCCTGGCGTTTGACGGCACGGAAGCCATCAGCGCGTTGTACGCGATCCACATTGAACTGGTCAGCGAGTACCCCGACCTCGATCTTGAGAGTCTGCTCAGTCAGCCGGCGTTTCTGCGCTTCGGATTGAACGGTGAAGGGCTGCATGGCCGCATCGAAGACGTTCGGGTGGAGGAGCCCGGTACACGCCTGACCCGCTATCGGCTGACCCTGGTGCCAGCGCTGTACTACTTGCAGTTCAGCCACAACCAGCGGATTTTCCAGCACCTTACGGTGCCGCAGATTATCGCTCAGGTGCTCCAGGGCCATGGCATCCAGGCCGATGCCTATAGCTTTCATGTCAGCCCCCGGCCGGTGCGCGAATACTGCACGCAGTATGGGGAGGATGACCTCAGCTTCATCATGAGGCTGTGCAGTGAAGAAGGCATTGCCTGGCATCACCAGCACAGCCCGGACGGTCATCGGCTGGTGTTCACCGACGATCAGGTCTTTTTTCCCAAACTGGGGGCAACCCCCTATCAGCAAGGCGCCGGTCTGGTGGCCGATCACCCGGTCATCAGCCAGTTCTCCCAGCGCTTCAGCACCCGGACCACTACCGTCACCCGCCGAGACTACGACCTCAAGCGCCCAAGCCGGTTAGTGGAGAGCCACTCCACTGCCGAGTTCAAGCCGGCGCTTGAGGATTACCACTACCCCGCGCTGATCGAAACCGAAGAACGCGGCAAGCAGCTTGCCCGTCGGGCCCTGGAACGGCACCGTAGTGACTACCAGTTGGCCGAAGGCAAAAGCGATCAGCCGAGCCTGCGCAGCGGTCATTTCTTCGACCTGTGCGAACACCCGCGCAAAGCGAGCAACGACTTGTGGCTATTGCTCAGCGTAAGCCACAAAGGCAAACAGCCGCAGGTGCTTGAGGAATCAGTTGCCAACGACGACCAGCCCGAAGACGGCTTCAGCCAGGGCTACCGCAACAGCTTCAGCGCTATCCCCTGGGACGTGTTCTACCGGCCACCGCTGGTCACCCGAAAATCGGTGCTGGTCAGCCAGACCGCTCGGGTCACCGGACCTGAGGGCGAAGAAATCTTCTGCGATGAGCATGGCCGGGTCAAAGTCGAGTTCCATTGGGACCGTGCCGAGCTGAACAGTGACAAGAGCAGTTGCTGGCTGCGGGTTTCATCCAGCTGGGCCGGGGAGGGCTTCGGCGCGGTGACCATCCCGCGCATCGGCATGGAAGTGGTGGTGACCTACCTTGAGGGCAATCCTGACCGGCCGTTGATCACCGGCTGTGTGCCGAACACGCGCACGGCGGTGCCGTACCCGTTGCCCGCAAACAAAACCAAAACCGTGTTGCGCAGCCACAGTTCGCCCGCCAGTGGCGGCTACAACGAACTGTCGGTTGAAGACCGGGCCGGGCAGGAAAAAATCTACCTGCGTGCCCAGCGTGACCTGGAGCAAAAAATCGAAAACGACAGCCGGCTGGAAGTCGGCAATGAACGCCGGGAAACCATCAAGGGCAACAGCATTGCGGTGCTGGAGGCAGAAGACCAGCGCACCGTGACGGCGGATCGCAAGGTCGAGCTCAAGGCCAACGATTACCTGCAAATCGCCAGCAGCAGCCACACCCGGGTCGGGCAAACGCTGGTGATCGAGGCCGGTCAGCAAGTGCACCTCAAGGCGGGCCGCGAAGTCGTGCTGGACGCTGGGGGCAGCATCAGCTTGAAAGGCGGAGGTCAGCATATCGTCGTAGGCCCAGGCGGCATCTTCAGCAGTAGCGAGATTCAAATCGGTGGTGCGCCCATTGCCGGAACCGCAGCGGCGCCGGAGTTGCCCGGCATGCTCGAAGGATTATCGACGCCACCGCCACTCGCGCTTGTGTCGCAGAGCAAGGCACTGATGCGGCCTGAGCCATGGTGTGAAGTGTGTGAACAGGCTGCGGAGGAAACTAACCAGTGA
- the leuA gene encoding 2-isopropylmalate synthase, producing MTMLKDPSKKYSAFPTVNLPDRTWPSKTITQTPIWCSSDLRDGNQSLIEPMDAAKKLRFWKTLVSVGVKEIEASFPSASQTDFDFVRTLIEDGHIPDDTTIQVLTQAREDLIARTFESLRGAKKAIVHLYNATSPSFRRIVFNQDKQGVKDIAVNAAKLFVKYAAQQPETQWTFQYSPETFSATELEFAKEVCDAVIEVWNPTPDNKIILNLPATVEVSTPNIYADQIEWFGRNVNRRDSVIISLHTHNDRGTGVAATELGLMAGADRVEGCLFGNGERTGNVDLVTLALNLYTQGLDPQLDFSDIDGVRKVVEECNQIPVHPRHPYVGDLVHTAFSGSHQDAIRKGFTQQKDDAKWEVPYLPIDPADIGRSYEAVIRVNSQSGKGGITYLLEQEYGISLPRRMQIEFSQVVQGETDRLGLEMTAQQIYNLLHREYLQANAPYALVSHRLQEENGNSKVEVEVSSEGETTLHWRGKGNGALEALVAGLPVAVEIMDYNEHAIGAGTNAKAAAYIELRVAGGRPVHGVGIDENITTASFKALFSALNRSLSQQEAKAA from the coding sequence ATGACCATGCTCAAAGACCCTTCGAAAAAATACAGCGCCTTCCCTACCGTCAACTTGCCTGACCGTACCTGGCCATCGAAGACCATCACCCAGACGCCAATCTGGTGCAGCTCCGACCTGCGTGATGGCAACCAGTCGTTGATCGAGCCTATGGATGCGGCGAAGAAGCTGCGCTTCTGGAAGACCCTGGTCAGCGTCGGCGTGAAAGAGATCGAAGCCTCCTTCCCTTCGGCTTCGCAAACCGATTTCGACTTCGTTCGTACCCTGATCGAAGACGGCCACATTCCTGACGACACCACCATCCAGGTGCTGACCCAGGCCCGTGAAGACTTGATCGCCCGTACCTTCGAATCGCTGCGCGGTGCGAAAAAGGCCATCGTCCACCTGTACAACGCCACCAGCCCGTCGTTCCGCCGCATCGTCTTCAACCAGGACAAGCAAGGCGTGAAAGACATCGCGGTGAACGCGGCCAAGCTGTTCGTCAAATACGCCGCGCAGCAGCCGGAAACCCAGTGGACCTTCCAGTACTCGCCCGAGACCTTCAGCGCCACCGAGCTGGAATTCGCCAAGGAAGTCTGTGACGCGGTGATCGAGGTGTGGAACCCGACGCCGGACAACAAGATCATCCTCAACCTGCCGGCCACCGTCGAAGTCTCGACGCCGAACATCTATGCCGACCAGATCGAATGGTTCGGCCGCAACGTCAACCGTCGCGACAGCGTGATCATCAGCCTGCACACCCACAACGACCGTGGCACCGGCGTGGCCGCCACCGAGCTGGGCCTGATGGCCGGCGCCGACCGTGTCGAAGGCTGCCTGTTCGGCAACGGTGAGCGTACCGGTAACGTCGACCTGGTAACCCTGGCGTTGAACCTCTACACCCAGGGCCTGGACCCGCAACTGGACTTTTCCGACATCGACGGCGTGCGCAAAGTGGTCGAGGAATGCAACCAGATTCCGGTGCACCCACGTCATCCGTATGTCGGTGACCTGGTTCACACCGCCTTCTCCGGCTCGCACCAGGATGCGATCCGCAAGGGCTTCACCCAGCAGAAAGACGACGCCAAGTGGGAGGTGCCGTACCTGCCGATCGACCCAGCCGACATCGGCCGCAGCTACGAGGCGGTGATCCGCGTCAACAGCCAGTCAGGCAAAGGCGGCATCACCTACCTGCTCGAACAGGAATACGGCATCAGCTTGCCGCGCCGCATGCAGATCGAGTTCAGCCAGGTGGTACAGGGTGAAACCGACCGTCTGGGCCTGGAGATGACTGCCCAGCAGATCTACAACCTGTTGCACCGCGAATACTTGCAAGCCAACGCGCCGTACGCGCTGGTCAGCCATCGCCTGCAGGAAGAGAACGGTAACAGCAAGGTCGAGGTGGAAGTCTCCAGCGAAGGCGAAACCACCCTGCACTGGCGCGGCAAGGGCAATGGCGCCCTCGAAGCCCTGGTGGCCGGTCTGCCGGTGGCCGTGGAAATCATGGACTACAACGAGCACGCCATCGGTGCGGGCACCAACGCCAAGGCCGCAGCGTATATCGAACTGCGTGTGGCCGGTGGTCGTCCGGTGCACGGCGTGGGTATCGATGAAAACATCACCACGGCCAGCTTCAAGGCATTGTTCAGTGCGCTGAATCGGTCGCTGAGCCAGCAAGAGGCGAAAGCGGCGTAA
- a CDS encoding monalysin family beta-barrel pore-forming toxin, with translation MSDKTKRIIAGFEHVEGSYEIENYLFGDQIDSVTPGCWIYGDTVYGDMRIGFNNWGTYSVPVMAYLVHMNTVRLPTKVKHQQEIAVVNGYSSSVTTSIETEISLGTGFVAIAGGGLKITNSSTEGIHNSTTRSQKIEMEGPGTFNIYQVHIAYAHCATSAGSLAHLFKYAKTLARPSARQPDREDLYFMTSIATNTIVPVASKNSAAPLSWADIQEAALIEGYDAEINGGMWSIDYSAFDTPGSHY, from the coding sequence ATGAGCGACAAGACAAAACGGATTATCGCGGGCTTCGAGCATGTAGAGGGGTCGTACGAAATCGAGAATTATCTGTTTGGCGATCAGATCGACAGCGTTACACCGGGCTGCTGGATCTACGGCGATACCGTTTATGGCGACATGCGGATCGGCTTCAACAACTGGGGGACCTACAGTGTCCCGGTCATGGCCTACTTGGTGCACATGAACACTGTTCGCCTGCCGACCAAGGTCAAGCACCAGCAGGAGATCGCGGTAGTCAATGGCTATAGCAGCTCGGTCACCACTTCCATTGAAACTGAAATCTCCTTGGGCACCGGATTTGTTGCTATTGCCGGCGGTGGCTTGAAGATCACCAATAGCTCCACAGAAGGTATCCACAACTCCACCACGCGCAGCCAAAAGATAGAAATGGAAGGGCCGGGTACGTTCAATATCTATCAGGTGCACATCGCCTATGCCCACTGTGCTACTTCGGCTGGTTCGCTTGCGCATCTGTTCAAGTATGCCAAGACCCTCGCCAGGCCAAGCGCACGGCAGCCTGACAGGGAAGACCTGTACTTCATGACCTCGATCGCGACCAACACCATCGTCCCGGTGGCGTCGAAGAACTCCGCAGCCCCCTTGAGCTGGGCTGACATTCAGGAGGCGGCGCTGATAGAAGGTTACGACGCCGAGATCAACGGCGGTATGTGGTCGATAGACTACTCGGCGTTCGACACGCCGGGATCGCACTACTGA
- a CDS encoding bifunctional 4-hydroxy-2-oxoglutarate aldolase/2-dehydro-3-deoxy-phosphogluconate aldolase, producing MTTHELKQPGVSMADKIARIDQICTQARILPVITIAREEDILPLADALAAGGIKTLEVTLRSAHGLKAIQVLREQRPELCVGAGTVLDRKMFAAVEAAGAQFVVTPGVTQDILEAGVQSDLPLLPGISTPSELMMGYALGYRRFKLFPAEISGGVAAIKAYGGPFGEVRFCPTGGVNPGNVKSYMALPNVMCVGGTWMLDSGWIKNGEWSRITECSAEALALLD from the coding sequence ATGACCACGCATGAACTGAAACAGCCGGGAGTTTCCATGGCCGACAAGATTGCCCGGATCGATCAGATCTGCACCCAGGCGCGGATTCTGCCGGTGATCACCATCGCCCGCGAAGAAGACATCCTGCCGTTGGCCGATGCGCTGGCTGCCGGTGGCATCAAGACCCTGGAAGTGACCCTGCGCTCGGCGCACGGCCTGAAAGCCATCCAGGTGCTGCGTGAACAGCGGCCGGAACTGTGCGTCGGCGCCGGCACCGTGCTGGATCGCAAGATGTTCGCTGCCGTGGAAGCGGCTGGTGCGCAGTTTGTGGTCACGCCAGGTGTTACCCAGGACATTCTTGAGGCAGGTGTGCAAAGCGACCTGCCGTTGCTGCCGGGGATCAGCACGCCATCGGAGTTGATGATGGGCTACGCCCTTGGCTATCGCCGTTTCAAGCTGTTTCCCGCGGAAATCAGCGGCGGCGTGGCGGCGATCAAGGCTTACGGCGGTCCGTTCGGTGAGGTGCGCTTCTGCCCGACCGGTGGGGTGAACCCCGGTAATGTGAAGAGCTATATGGCCCTGCCCAATGTCATGTGTGTGGGCGGGACCTGGATGCTCGACAGTGGCTGGATCAAGAACGGCGAGTGGTCGCGGATTACCGAGTGCAGCGCAGAGGCCTTGGCGCTGCTGGATTGA
- the pgl gene encoding 6-phosphogluconolactonase gives MAISELQLPANVTAHDFNAAAQLAEGLAKDVAGRLNAAIAANGQATLVVSGGRSPVAFFQALIQQPLDWSKVLVTLADERWVPVEHADSNAGLLKRHLLTGNAAKARFLGLYRAAASLEAAALEAEQALAELAGIDVLVLGMGDDGHTASLFPGSPNLSEGLDPQSTRRCLPMLAPSVPHQRLSMTRALLARAAFTALSVQGPGKLATLRAALAGDDLSEMPIRAFLQDPLDIYWCP, from the coding sequence ATGGCGATATCTGAACTGCAACTGCCGGCTAACGTGACGGCCCATGATTTCAACGCTGCCGCGCAGCTGGCCGAAGGTTTGGCCAAGGATGTCGCCGGGCGCCTGAATGCCGCGATCGCGGCAAACGGCCAGGCTACCCTGGTGGTGTCCGGTGGGCGTAGCCCGGTGGCGTTTTTCCAGGCACTGATCCAGCAGCCGCTGGACTGGTCGAAGGTCTTAGTGACCCTGGCCGATGAGCGCTGGGTGCCGGTCGAGCATGCTGACAGCAATGCCGGTCTGCTCAAGCGCCATCTGTTGACCGGCAACGCCGCCAAGGCACGTTTCCTTGGCCTCTACCGTGCAGCGGCCAGCCTTGAAGCTGCTGCCCTGGAAGCCGAACAGGCCCTGGCCGAGCTGGCCGGCATCGACGTGCTGGTACTCGGTATGGGCGACGACGGCCATACCGCCTCGCTGTTCCCTGGCAGTCCGAACCTGAGCGAAGGTCTTGATCCGCAGAGCACGCGTCGCTGTTTGCCGATGCTGGCGCCGAGCGTGCCGCATCAACGCCTGAGCATGACTCGCGCCTTGCTGGCCAGGGCCGCCTTCACCGCCTTGTCCGTGCAAGGTCCGGGCAAACTCGCTACCCTGCGCGCCGCGCTGGCTGGCGATGACTTGAGCGAAATGCCGATTCGCGCCTTCTTACAAGACCCTCTGGATATTTACTGGTGCCCATGA